A window of the Sphingomonas piscis genome harbors these coding sequences:
- a CDS encoding alpha-amylase family glycosyl hydrolase: MADATQPWWRGAAIYQIYPRSFADSNGDGVGDLPGITERLDYVAGLGVDAVWLSPFFKSPMRDFGYDVADYCDVDAIFGTIADFRALVDRAHALGLRLLIDQVYSHSSDQHPWFKDSRLSRDAERADWYVWADAKEDGSPPNNWQSVFGGPAWTWDARRGQYYLHNFLPEQPDLNLHNPQVQDAILSVARFWFDQGVDGFRLDAINFTMHDPQLRDNPPAPSGGKRTRPFDFQQHIYNQSHPAIPSFIERLRALADSYGDRFLLAEVGGANALTEMQEYTAGSGRLHSAYSFDFLYADELTPELVAQASQSWPQDDEVGWPSWAFENHDAPRALSRWVGPEHRERFARLKMLLLACLRGSIIIYQGEELGLTQVDVPFDQLRDPEAIRNWPLTLARDGARTPVPWDSQAANLGFTQGKPWLPVGPDHAPLSVDLQARDGTSLLSFTRQVIAMRNSLSALRTGALRIKRADNILLSFERSDGRTTYDCCFNISDQAVEWSADGKVLIATGSAERGLLGPFSAAVVERTS; the protein is encoded by the coding sequence ATGGCGGACGCGACGCAACCCTGGTGGCGCGGTGCGGCCATCTACCAGATCTATCCGCGCAGCTTTGCCGACTCGAATGGCGATGGCGTGGGAGACCTGCCCGGGATCACCGAACGCCTGGACTATGTTGCCGGGCTCGGCGTCGATGCAGTGTGGCTGTCGCCCTTTTTCAAGTCTCCTATGCGCGACTTCGGCTACGACGTCGCCGATTATTGCGACGTGGATGCAATCTTCGGCACGATTGCGGACTTCCGGGCGCTGGTGGACCGCGCTCATGCCCTCGGGCTCAGGCTGCTTATCGACCAGGTCTACTCCCACAGTTCCGATCAGCATCCCTGGTTCAAGGACAGCCGGCTCAGCCGCGATGCCGAACGGGCGGACTGGTACGTCTGGGCGGACGCAAAGGAGGACGGCAGCCCGCCCAACAATTGGCAGTCGGTGTTCGGTGGCCCGGCATGGACCTGGGATGCGCGGCGGGGACAATATTACCTGCACAACTTCCTGCCGGAACAGCCGGACCTGAACCTCCACAATCCGCAGGTGCAGGACGCTATCCTTTCGGTCGCGCGCTTCTGGTTCGATCAGGGTGTGGACGGCTTTCGCCTGGATGCGATCAACTTCACGATGCACGACCCGCAACTACGCGACAATCCGCCTGCACCATCAGGCGGCAAACGCACGCGTCCGTTCGATTTCCAACAGCATATCTACAACCAGTCGCACCCCGCCATCCCTTCGTTCATCGAGCGGCTGCGTGCATTGGCGGACAGCTACGGGGACCGCTTCCTCCTCGCGGAGGTCGGAGGTGCAAATGCCCTCACGGAGATGCAGGAATATACGGCCGGCTCGGGACGGCTGCACAGCGCTTACAGCTTCGACTTCCTGTACGCCGATGAACTCACGCCGGAGCTCGTCGCTCAGGCAAGCCAATCCTGGCCTCAGGACGACGAGGTCGGTTGGCCGAGCTGGGCGTTCGAGAATCACGACGCGCCACGCGCATTGTCGCGCTGGGTCGGACCGGAACATCGCGAACGCTTTGCCCGATTGAAGATGCTTCTGCTCGCATGCTTGCGCGGCTCCATTATCATCTACCAGGGCGAAGAGCTTGGACTGACGCAGGTCGACGTGCCCTTCGACCAATTGCGAGATCCGGAGGCTATTCGTAACTGGCCGCTGACGCTCGCACGGGACGGCGCGCGAACTCCCGTTCCATGGGATAGCCAGGCTGCGAATTTGGGTTTCACCCAGGGTAAGCCATGGCTGCCGGTCGGCCCCGACCACGCCCCCCTGTCCGTCGACCTTCAGGCTCGGGATGGGACATCCTTGCTGAGCTTCACCCGACAAGTAATTGCAATGCGCAACTCGCTTTCGGCACTGAGAACGGGCGCGCTGCGGATCAAGCGCGCTGACAACATTCTACTCAGTTTTGAGCGCTCGGACGGGCGTACAACCTACGATTGCTGCTTCAACATCTCCGATCAGGCTGTCGAATGGTCCGCAGACGGAAAGGTCTTGATTGCCACAGGGTCTGCGGAACGTGGCCTGCTTGGTCCATTCTCTGCTGCGGTGGTCGAGCGAACGTCGTAA
- a CDS encoding tyrosine-type recombinase/integrase: MAVKNAKPGRHADGGGLHLLVKESGARSWVYRFMLKGKSRDIGLGAAGQGGIALADARTARDALRLKVKAGIDPLEERERKASEAVAAAHAAHIAEMTFKGVAEAFIATHEASWRNDKHRQQWRNTLANYVYPVIGELPVAEVATAHVLKILEPIWQDKPETASRIRGRIETVLDAAKARGYREGENPARWRGHIAQILPPRSRLTRGHHKAMPYDAIPAFMAQVRERQAMAALALEFVVLTATRTSEVLGATWAEVDLEKAIWTVPASRMKAGREHRIPLSPRAIEILEAVKPLGKVNLFPGDRGGKLSPMAMSMLLRRMKQGVTVHGFRSGFRDWAAECTGYAHEVCEMALAHVIGNKAEAAYRRGDLFDKRRRLMADWATFCAGAGGANVLVSSLRTAA; this comes from the coding sequence TTGGCAGTTAAGAATGCGAAGCCCGGACGTCACGCGGACGGGGGCGGATTGCACTTGCTGGTGAAAGAAAGCGGCGCACGGTCTTGGGTTTACCGTTTCATGCTCAAGGGAAAGTCGCGCGACATTGGTTTAGGCGCGGCTGGACAAGGCGGAATTGCCCTCGCGGACGCCCGGACGGCGCGCGATGCCCTGCGGTTGAAGGTGAAGGCTGGGATTGATCCCCTGGAGGAACGCGAGCGGAAAGCCTCAGAGGCGGTTGCAGCGGCCCATGCGGCACATATAGCCGAGATGACGTTCAAGGGCGTTGCGGAGGCATTTATCGCCACACACGAGGCAAGCTGGCGCAACGACAAGCACCGACAGCAATGGCGAAACACACTGGCAAACTACGTCTATCCAGTCATAGGCGAATTGCCGGTTGCCGAGGTTGCCACAGCGCATGTCCTGAAGATTCTTGAGCCGATCTGGCAAGACAAGCCTGAAACGGCCAGCCGCATCCGGGGGCGGATTGAAACCGTACTCGATGCCGCGAAGGCGCGCGGATACCGGGAGGGAGAGAACCCGGCTCGATGGCGCGGTCATATCGCGCAAATCCTCCCGCCCCGTTCGCGGCTAACGCGCGGCCATCACAAGGCTATGCCCTATGACGCAATCCCGGCGTTCATGGCCCAGGTGCGGGAGCGGCAAGCGATGGCTGCGCTTGCGTTGGAATTTGTTGTTCTCACGGCCACGCGTACCAGCGAAGTGCTTGGGGCGACTTGGGCCGAAGTCGATCTGGAGAAGGCAATCTGGACGGTGCCAGCGTCCCGCATGAAGGCCGGACGGGAACATCGCATTCCCTTGTCGCCGCGCGCCATCGAGATTTTGGAGGCCGTAAAGCCGCTAGGCAAAGTGAACTTGTTTCCAGGCGACAGAGGCGGAAAACTATCTCCGATGGCAATGTCCATGCTGCTCCGCCGCATGAAGCAGGGCGTTACTGTGCACGGCTTCCGTTCGGGCTTTCGTGATTGGGCAGCCGAATGCACCGGCTATGCCCATGAAGTCTGCGAGATGGCGCTCGCCCATGTCATCGGCAACAAAGCCGAGGCGGCCTACCGGCGTGGCGATCTGTTTGACAAGCGGCGGCGGCTCATGGCCGATTGGGCCACCTTTTGCGCTGGCGCCGGAGGGGCAAATGTCCTCGTTTCGTCGCTTCGGACTGCCGCGTGA
- a CDS encoding helix-turn-helix domain-containing protein has product MTKSYGTLPEAVQYSGLSRTSIYEALRRGDLKARKAGRRTLISFAELEAYLGSLPSYQAGA; this is encoded by the coding sequence ATGACAAAGTCATACGGCACCTTACCCGAAGCCGTGCAGTACTCGGGATTGTCGCGCACTTCGATTTATGAAGCGCTTCGGCGCGGCGACTTGAAAGCTAGAAAAGCCGGGCGACGCACACTTATCTCATTTGCCGAGCTCGAAGCGTACCTGGGTAGCCTCCCGTCTTATCAGGCAGGAGCGTGA